The DNA region TTATGACCAAGAAGCTGTTTTGGCATATGAAATTAGTTCCAATGTCAAATTAATTAAAAGAAAATAACTCTATTTACCTAGAGCTTGTTTAAGATCCATAGCGTGTTCTTGTTCTATTGCAAGAATGTTCCGTAACTGAGTTGCAAGTGCAAATTCTTGCAACGCTTCCGCCTGAACAATTCTTTCTTTATACCTACGAATTGCATCTTCTTCTCCCATTAAATCTTGTTGAAGCATTTTTTCATTTTTTGTAGCTGTCAAAATTTTATCAACTTTAACTGAAGGACTGCCACTAAAAAAATCA from Candidatus Woesearchaeota archaeon includes:
- a CDS encoding ferritin-like domain-containing protein → DFFSGSPSVKVDKILTATKNEKMLQQDLMGEEDAIRRYKERIVQAEALQEFALATQLRNILAIEQEHAMDLKQALGK